TATAAATAGACTTCTACCCTCAGTGATAAAGGCAGAGGTTTAGAAATTGTATTTTGACAGCTCTTGAGTTTAGTTTTGAAGCGATAATTGTTTTacacttaaaattttaaaacgatTCCCTAATCTTATTGATAGAATCCTAATTCTACAAGTTgatatgttttgatgatagacaagcAACTTAAGCAAAGCAGGTTCGATGCGACAAGCAGCTTAAGCAAAGCAGGTTCGATGCCAGCCACAAGTAGTACAAGTAGTAAAATTACTCGGCCAGAGATCGCAGAAATTGTCACGAAATATTGACACGATCCAATTAGTGCTAAAGAtacaagttgatacaaataaggaaaccttAATTATTAAAGATACAAGTTGATGCAAATAAGGAAACTTTAATAATTAAGGAAGAAAGTTGTATATAAAAGGGATTGTACAAAAGAAGTAATCCTTGTTTAAATACAATTTCCTTACCTTATTTGATAAGGATTTGAGGCAGCATGAATATCTATAAAAAGAGGACATACGCAGAATAGAAGAACACGACTTCacatagagagaaaagtgagaattattcatcaaactgaaGTCTTCAAGATCGATAGGTTTGCTACGTTTAAAACGTTCTTGGGTGAGAAGGTTTTTAACGTGTAGAATTATCTTCTTGTTTTGTTATTGATTGTAACTTACAGTTTattgtacaaagggtgggtttggctctttgtagggttgggtgttagtgagagttgtaacaaaaggtgggtttggccttttggagagtTCGATTGTAGTCAATCGAGAGAGGTAGTAGAGATAAggctttttgattattgagttgtaatcacaaaatcttatagttgaattaataaaacgaggtttttccttccgtgagtgaggaaggtttttaatttaataagtgtttgtgtctttacttaaaagcaacttacaagaacctggttcttgttctggggtaaggtttcttcaattggtatcagagcaggtctttTCGATAAAAGATTCACACCTTGAAAAGACTCAATGGCAGCACCACCTACCCCACAAGAAGGAGCTTCACAAACACGACCACCACTGTTTAACGGCAAATATTATGTATGGTGAAAAATCGTATGATGGACCATCTTATTGGCGAAAACCCTGATCTATGGGGAGTAATTCTAGATGGNNNNNNNNNNNNNNNNNNNNNNNNNNNNNNNNNNNNNNNNNNNNNNNNNNNNNNNNNNNNNNNNNNNNNNNNNNNNNNNNNNNNNNNNNNNNNNNNNNNNNNNNNNNNNNNNNNNNNNNNNNNNNNNNNNNNNNNNNNNNNNNNNNNNNNNNNNNNNNNNNNNNNNNNNNNNNNNNNNNNNNNNNNNNNNNNNNNNNNNNNNNNNNNNNNNNNNNNNNNNNNNNNNNNNNNNNNNNNNNNNNNNNNNNNNNNNNNNNNNNNNNNNNNNNNNNNNNNNNNNNNNNNNNNNNNNNNNNNNNNNNNNNNNNNNNNNNNNNNNNNNNNNNNNNNNNNNNNNNNNNNNNNNNNNNNNNNNNNNNNNNNNNNNNNNNNNNNNNNNNNNNNNNNNNNNNNNNNNNNNNNNNNNNNNNNNNNNNNNNNNNNNNNNNNNNNNNNNNNNNNNNNNNNNNNNNNNNNNNNNNNNNNNNNNNNNNNNNNNNNNNNNNNNNNNNNNNNNNNNNNNNNNNNNNNNNNNNNNNNNNNNNNNNNNNNNNNNNNNNNNNNNNNNNNNNNNNNNNNNNNNNNNNNNNNNNNNNNNNNNNNNNNNNNNNNNNNNNNNNNNNNNNNNNNNNNNNNNNNNNNNNNNNNNNNNNNNNNNNNNNNNNNNNNNNNNNNNNNNNNNNNNNNNNNNNNNNNNNNNNNNNNNNNNNNAAGAAGATGATTATGACTTTCTTGCTCTTGTAGCAGTGGAAACCAAGGAAGAAAAGGAAACCTGCAGATCACAAGAAACCATACTAGCACTCATGGCTGGTTCTGATTCTGAAGaggataaagaagaagaagatatgaaTGAAAAGGTTAGTCTTCATCACATACTAGACAATCTAAACTCATACTCAAAAAGGCATCTAGAATCTTTACTCTACACTCTCATTGATGCATATAAAACCATAGAATCAAAAAGGGATTTGATAATGGAAGACTATGCATCACTAAGGGAAGAAAACAAGattcttgaaaaacaaaatcttcatctttTATATAAGAATACTGAACTAAGTAAAAACCTAGACTTGGTAACCAAAAGGAATGAAGCACTCTCCAAAGAGCTTCTTGTGACTAAAACTGAAGCAGAAAATGGAATGAGATGGACCAGGTCCTCCATACTgcttgacaacattcacaagaaACGCACATCTGAAAGACATGGGATAGGCATTGATAGAACCAGCTTTCAAGTAAAAAATCCTAACATAGATTGTCTGTGGATTTGGGTACCAAAATCTAATCCCCAAAATTAAACTGCAGGGATCAGTGAAGAGGAAGCAACAACAATGGTACTTGGATAGTGCATGTTCCAGACACATGACTGGAGATAAAAGAAgcttcctctcactcaagaacATCAAAGGAGGAAACGTTGCCTTTGGTAATGGAAAAAGTGGTGAAATTCAGGGAATTGGAAAGATTGGATCAATGGATACTCATGCAATTGAGAACGTATATTATGTGAATGGCCTACAGCATAATCTATTAAGCGTATCTCAAATATGTGATAAAGGAAACAATGTTCTCTTTACAGAAAAGGAATGCAGAGTAACAAATGCAGTGACTGGGAACCTGGTTCTACTAGGTAAGAGACATAAGAATGTGTACAAAGCCAAGCTTGTTGACTCCAAGGAAGATATTCTTAAATGTCTAAGTGCAGTCTCTGATTGCTCCATGCTATGGCACAAAAGAATGGGACACATTAGCATGACAACTATAAACAAGCTCATTTCTAAAGATCTAGTTAGGGGACTGCCAACCAAAAGCTTCAAGGATAACCAAGTATGTGGAACCTGCATTCAAGGAAAACAGGTTAGGTCATCCTTCAAACCAAAGTTGACAGTAAGTACTACCAAGCCACTAGAACTGCTTCACATGGATTTGTGTGGACCAACGCGTTTACAAAGCAGGGGTGGAAAAAGATATGTGTTTGTAAtagttgatgactactcaagatTCACTTGGACATTGTTTCTTGCAACAAAGGATGAGAAATTCACTATGTTTGAAATCTTTGCAAAGCTGGTTCAGAAGaaattcaacaaagaaataatcATCATCAGATCTGATCATGGGCTGGAGTTTGAGAACTCACAATTCCTACAATTTTGTACTACAAATGGGATTGATCATAACTTCTCAGCACCTagaacaccacaacaaaatggtgttgtTGAGAGGAAAAATAGAACACTGGAAGATATTGCAAGAACAATGTTAATTTCAAGCAAACTTCCAAAATTCTATTGGGCTGAAGCAGTGAACACAGGATGTTATCTAATAAATAGATGTATGATCAGATCAGTGTTAAACAAAACACCATATGAGCTgctaaaaggaagaaaaccaaaTTTAGCACATCTTAGGGCCTTTGGGTGTGTATGCTTTATACACAACAATGACAAAGACAATTTGGGAAAATTTGATGCTAAGAGTGATGAAGGAATTTTTCTGGGCTACTCGTCACAAAGCAAGGCCTACAAGGTACTGAATAAAAGAACAAACCGTGTAGAAGAAAGTGTCCATGTTGTATTTAATGAAAATAGCAGTGAAGTTGAAGGAAATTCAGATGATGAACAGAATGATGGAACCTGCTCCAAGCCATCAGAACCAAAAATATGGGGAAAAGGATCTACACCCTCTGATAAAACATCTGAAATAGGAGATAAGTCTATTTATGAAACTGGTTCGTCTGCACCTCAAGAGCCAGCAAGTATTCCAACTCACAGTTGGAAACATCAAAGCTCTCACCCTTTGCAAAACATTCTTACTCCTCTTAACTCAGGCATCTCTACAAGATCCAAATTACGTAGCATGTGTGCATTCTCTGCTTATGTTTCCCTGATTGAGcctaaaaatataaaggaagCACTACTAGACTCTGATTGGATCAGTGCCATGCAAGAAGAACTGAaccagtttgaaagaagcagaGTGTGGAACCTGGTTCCAAAACTTCAAAACAGGACGGTAATAGGAACCAGGTGGGTGTTTAGAAACAAGCTCGATGAGCAAGGACAAATAGTGCGCAACAAAGCTAGGCTAGTTGTATAGGGATACAACCTAGAAGAAGGTATAGACTATGATAAAACCTTTGCACCAGTAGCAAGAATTGAGGCAATTAGAATATTGGTCGCATATGCTGCTCACATGGAGTTCAAACTCTaccaaatggatgtcaaaagtgccTTCTTAAATGGTTACCTACAAGAAGAGGTGTATGTAAAACAACCCCCAGGGCATGTATCCTGATCATGTATATAAACTGGACAAAGCACTCTAtgggctaaaacaagcacccAGAGCATGGTATGATCGATTGTCCACTTTTCTTCTCACACATGGATATACAAGAGGAAAAATTGATAATACACTGTTTCTTCGAAAACAAGGTAAAGATCTGTACATAGTCcaagtatatgtagatgatatcatattTGGAGGAACCAATGATTCACTGGGAGTAGAATTTGCTCAACTAATGAATAGTGAGTTTGAGATGAGTATGATGGGAgaattgaatttctttttggGACTCCAGATTAAGCAAACTCCAGTTggaacatcaattcatcaacaaAAGTACATCAAGGAATTACTGAAGaagtatgatatgaatgaagctaagtcaaATGACACACCCATTGGGACAACAACAAAGCTTGATAAAGATGAACCAGGTTCACCAGTCAATGACACCAGATATAGAGGTATGATTGGATCACTCCTATACCCCACTGCCAGCAGACCTGATATAGTGTTCAGTGTTAGTCTATGTGCAAGGTTTCAGTCTTGTCCCAAGGAATCACATctaaaagctgtcaaaagaATCTTGAGATATTTAAAAGGCACAATGAACCTGGTTCTCTGGTATCCAACTGGNNNNNNNNNNNNNNNNNNNNNNNNNNNNNNNNNNNNNNNNNNNNNNNNNNNNNNNNNNNNNNNNNNNNNNNNNNNNNNNNNNNNNNNNNNNNNNNNNNNNNNNNNNNNNNNNNNNNNNNNNNNNNNNNNNNNNNNNNNNNNNNNNNNNNNNNNNNNNNNNNNNNNNNNNNNNNNNNNNNNNNNNNNNNNNNNNNNNNNNNNNNNNNNNNNNNNNNNNNNNNNNNNNNNNNNNNNNNNNNNNNNNNNNNNNNNNNNNNNNNNNNNNNNNNNNNNNNNNNNNNNNNNNNNNNNNNNNNNNNNNNNNNNNNNNNNNNNNNNNNNNNNNNNNNNNNNNNNNNNNNNNNNNNNNNNNNNNNNNNNNNNNNNNNNNNNNNNNNNNNNNNNNNNNNNNNNNNNNNNNNNNNNNNNNNNNNNNNNNNNNNNNNNNNNNNNNNNNNNNNNNNNNNNNNNNNNNNNNNNNNNNNNNNNNNNNNNNNNNNNGAATTACTGAAGaagtatgatatgaatgaagctaagtcaaATGACACACCCATTGGGACAACAACAAAGCTTGATAAAGATGAACCAGGTTCACCAGTCAATGACACCAGATATAGAGGTATGATTGGATCACTCCTATACCCCACTGCCAGCAGACCTGATATAGTGTTCAGTGTTAGTCTATGTGCAAGGTTTCAGTCTTGTCCCAAGGAATCACATctaaaagctgtcaaaagaATCTTGAGATATTTAAAAGGCACAATGAACCTGGTTCTCTGGTATCCAACTGGTGACTCTTTTGATCTAAAGGGATTTGCTGACGCAGACTATGCAGGACATATGGTTGATAGAAAAAGTACCTCTGGGATGGCACACTTTTTAGGACCATGTTTAATATCTTGGGCAACCAGAAAACAAAATTCAGTGGCTCTATCTACTGCAGAGGCTGAGTATGTTGCAGCTGCTTCATGTTGTGCCCAACTTCTTTGGATAAAACAGCAGCTTAAAGACTTTGGTATAGAAACAGGTTGTATTCCTATTCTATGTGATAACACAAGTGCTATGAACATGGCCAAAAACCCAGTTCAACACAAACGCACCAAACACATAGATGTTCGACATCACTTTCTTCGTGATAATGTTGAAAAGGGAAACATAGTAATGGAGTTTTGCAAAACTGAGGATCAAGTTGCTGATATTTTCACCAAGGCACTAGGAAGAGAGTCATTTCAGAAAAATATACTTGAGTTAGGACTCATCTTTTTAGATTGAATTTTGTCCAACCAAGTTCTAAGGAGATATGAACCAGGTGCAGTCAAGTTGGTTCTACAACGGCTTTACACTTAGctgtcaaaaatataaaaaaaggggGGGAAAACAATTTCATTTTCTCTATCCTCTGTCACGTCTCTGAAGAGCAGGTGCAACCGTCACAGCACACGTCTCCTCGATGTCAATCCCCCATAATTACTCCAACCCCTCGAAAACAACAATCCAAACCGTTTCCCCATAAAGCACTCTCTCTAAACAAGCAACCAACTTTCTCTCATCTTCATTCTtcagaaaaacaagaaaacgAAATCCCTTCCATCACCATGGTTAATCCACTCGTTGCTTACTCTGATGACGAAAGCTCGTCTGATAATGCACTTTCTCAGGGGGAAGAGAACCCAGTTGTTGATGTTGTGCCTAATCTTGGGGAAGAAAGCCAACCCCCCCTTAAACCATCTACACCCAAATTAGATCCTTCTACATCTCCATCACCAAAAGCTCCATCTCCACCACCACCAGTTAAAGAAGCATCTCCACCTGTAGGTGCCGAATCTTCACCACCACCAGTTAAAGAAGCATCTCCACCTGTAGGTGCCGACTCTCCACCACCACCCATCATAGAATCTCCACCACCACCAGTCCAAGAAACCCCTTTATCCCCAGTCCAAGAAACCCCATTATCACCAGTCCAAGAAACCCCATTATCACCAAACCCAGAAATTCCCACAACCTCTGTCCCAAATAACCCCCCTTCTTCCCCATCTCACAAAACCACTACTCAAAATCCACCACCATCCCCAATCACGGATGATATTCTTTTGAGTACCCTTCACCCCAAAAAACCAAGGCGGCCAAGAAAGCACATTGCAGTTAAACAGGTTCGTCCACACAGGCCAGTCACAAGGAGTGCGAATGTGGTCAAATCAACTGATGATGCAACCTCTGTTGTTAAGCGTCGGCGATTGGGTAAGTCTCCTGTTCATTCATCCGTTTCTCCAATGAATCTTGACTCTGAAATTGATGATGCGTCTGAGGGCAAACATTCTGTAGCCCctcaataaaatcaaaatctgCAAAAAGAAATGCAGATAAATTCCTCAAAGTAGGAAAGAAAAAGTACTTCCAAACCAAAGCTGTGCTTAGGGGTAGAACTTTTCACCCTGATATACTTTCTGGATATAGTGAAGCAGGTTTGTGAACTACTAAGGTTTCAGGGGTGGGAGCAGTTATTCCTTGAACCCAATTTGATTTATGAACAGGAAGTGGTAGATTTCTATACGAACTTGGTAATCCTAGAAGGAGATGTGGTGTCGTCTAGTGTAAAGGGGGTTGACATTGTGTTTGATGCAACCAAACTTGGGGAAATCTTGCATATACCATCTGTGGGGATNNNNNNNNNNNNNNNNNNNNNNNNNNNNNNNNNNNNNNNNNNNNNNNNNNNNNNNNNNNNNNNNNNNNNNNNNNNNNNNNNNNNNNNNNNNNNNNNNNNNNNNNNNNNNNNNNNNNNNNNNNNNNNNNNNNNNNNNNNNNNNNNNNNNNNNNNNNNNNNNNNNNNNNNNNNNNNNNNNNNNNNNNNNNNNNNNNNNNNNNNNNNNNNNNNNNNNNNNNNNNNNNNNNNNNNNNNNNNNNNNNNNNNNNNNNNNNNNNNNNNNNNNNNNNNNNNNNNNNNNNNNNNNNNNNNNNNNNNNNNNNNNNNNNNNNNNNNNNNNNNNNNNNNNNNNNNNNNNNNNNNNNNNNNNNNNNNNNNNNNNNNNNNNNNNNNNNNNNNNNNNNNNNNNNNNNNNNNNNNNNNNNNNNNNNNNNNNNNNNNNNNNNNNNNNNNNNNNNNNNNNNNNNNNNNNNNNNNNNNNNNNNNNNNNNNNNNNNNNNNNNNNNNNNNNNNNNNNNNNNNNNNNNNNNNNNNNNNNNNNNNNNNNNNNNNNNNNNNNNNNNNNNNNNNNNNNNNNNNNNNNNNNNNNNNNNNNNNNNNNNNNNNNNNNNNNNNNNNNNNNNNNNNNNNNNNNNNNNNNNNNNNNNNNNNNNNNNNNNNNNNNNNNNNNNNNNNNNNNNNNNNNNNNNNNNNNNNNNNNNNNNNNNNNNNNNNNNNNNNNNNNNNNNNNNNNNNNNNNNNNNNNNNNNNNNNNNNNNNNNNNNNNNNNNNNNNNNNNNNNNNNNNNNNNNNNNNNNNNNNNNNNNNNNNNNNNNNNNNNNNNNNNNNNNNNNNNNNNNNNNNNNNNNNNNNNNNNNNNNNNNNNNNNNNNNNNNNNNNNNNNNNNNNNNNNNNNNNNNNNNNNNNNNNNNNNNNNNNNNNNNNNNNNNNNNNNNNNNNNNNNNNNNNNNNNNNNNNNNNNNNNNNNNNNNNNNNNNNNNNNNNNNNNNNNNNNNNNNNNNNNNNNNNNNNNNNNNNNNNNNNNNNNNNNNNNNNNNNNNNNNNNNNNNNNNNNNNNNNNNNNNNNNNNNNNNNNNNNNNNNNNNNNNNNNNNNNNNNNNNNNNNNNNNNNNNNNNNNNNNNNNNNNNNNNNNNNNNNNNNNNNNNNNNNNNNNNNNNNNNNNNNNNNNNNNNNNNNNNNNNNNNNNNNNNNNNNNNNNNNNNNNNNNNNNNNNNNNNNNNNNNNNNNNNNNNNNNNNNNNNNNNNNNNNNNNNNNNNNNNNNNNNNNNNNNNNNNNNNNNNNNNNNNNNNNNNNNNNNNNNNNNNNNNNNNNNNNNNNNNNNNNNNNNNNNNNNNNNNNNNNNNNNNNNNNNNNNNNNNNNNNNNNNNNNNNNNNNNNNNNNNNNNNNNNNNNNNNNNNNNNNNNNNNNNNNNNNNNNNNNNNNNNNNNNNNNNNNNNNNNNNNNNNNNNNNNNNNNNNNNNNNNNNNNNNNNNNNNNNNNNNNNNNNNNNNNNNNNNNNNNNNNNNNNNNNNNNNNNNNNNNNNNNNNNNNNNNNNNNNNNNNNNNNNNNNNNNNNNNNNNNNNNNNNNNNNNNNNNNNNNNNNNNNNNNNNNNNNNNNNNNNNNNNNNNNNNNNNNNNNNNNNNNNNNNNNNNNNNNNNNNNNNNNNNNNNNNNNNNNNNNNNNNNNNNNNNNNNNNNNNNNNNNNNNNNNNNNNNNNNNNNNNNNNNNNNNNNNNNNNNNNNNNNNNNNNNNNNNNNNNNNNNNNNNNNNNNNNNNNNNNNNNNNNNNNNNNNNNNNNNNNNNNNNNNNNNNNNNNNNNNNNNNNNNNNNNNNNNNNNNNNNNNNNNNNNNNNNNNNNNNNNNNNNNNNNNNNNNNNNNNNNNNNNNNNNNNNNNNNNNNNNNNNNNNNNNNNNNNNNNNNNNNNNNNNNNNNNNNNNNNNNNNNNNNNNNNNNNNNNNNNNNNNNNNNNNNNNNNNNNNNNNNNNNNNNNNNNNNNNNNNNNNNNNNNNNNNNNNNNNNNNNNNNNNNNNNNNNNNNNNNNNNNNNNNNNNNNNNNNNNNNNNNNNNNNNNNNNNNNNNNNNNNNNNNNNNNNNNNNNNNNNNNNNNNNNNNNNNNNNNNNNNNNNNNNNNNNNNNNNNNNNNNNNNNNNNNNNNNNNNNNNNNNNNNNatatatatatatatatatataagatacattAAGTCACCACTGAAGTTGTCACAAATTTTTATAAAGACACTTGAACTTTGTGGGTTTTCTATTTCCCCATTGAACAATTTAATAGTGTTACAAATATCACATTTTTCACCCAACCTCGATTGCAAGAAAAGTGGTGCAATCACGCACCAATGGTTGTTTGACACGTAttgaattcttttaatttttaatttttaatttcattttcatttttatctttctttttttattaactttattttcatttttttccctcTTTCTTCTTAAACCTTCATTACTTGAATCCTTTGTTCTTTGTTGTAAATCCTCCAAAAGTAGCAGTCATAGTCACCTTCAATGTAGCCTCCATGATGCTTCATGTTACAGCACTATTTTCGTCACTAAAGCatctctaaataaaatttatttaactgtCAAGTTACTAAAGCAAGGAAATGGGACCAAAATAAAGATGGAGTTTCATAGTACTCGCTAATCAATGGAGTTcacatttgtttttgttttttaaaaaaggataaaagaagaaaaagaaacaaagaaaagcaagagacaaaaaaagtgataaaatggATGAAGTAAATGAATCTTCTTATTTGaataatatgaagaaaaataattggaaTTTTGAATTTGGATGAAGAAGATAATGGGGAAGATGATgtaaattagttaaataattaataataaagaaataaaaaggcaTGTTGCACTTTATAACTGGTTATGGCAATGAAAAAATCGGGTCACGCTCCTCATTGCGTGGTAACAACCCTGACGAGAAAATGGGTCAAGAGGGCCCATTTACAGAGATATTATATAGTTCCGTGGGGTGATAGGACACttgcaaagttaaggtgtctttatgaaaatatgaaacAACTTTAGTAGTGACTTTAtgtcttctctctctctctctctctctctctctctctatatatatatatatatatatatatatatatatttagcacCACATGGATTGATTACATGGAGGTTTCACCTGGATCAGtgacattgcacaagttagttagttaagttGATAATTGTTAGACGGTTAGTGATGTGTAGTGGATGCAAATTAGTTAGTTAAGAAATGTACAACTCAGCTAGATCAGCTAGATACTTTTCattgttgtatatatatatatagttagatACAGCTTTGTAGGACATACGACTGTAATGAGAATTTTCCCCTTTCACTTTACTCTTCATTGAGCTTAACAAATCTCTCTTCATCTAAGTTAAGTTGTGTGTTTCCTCCAATGTTGGAAACTTCTGAATACTCATGAATTTCATTATGGTATCAGACCTAGATAGATCGTGATCATAGTGTGACAAGAGCACTTGTATGTAATCTGCCACTGTATAGACAGAGCTCTTTAATTTTTAGAAGTTTCAAAGAGTAACAATAGAGACTGTAGGAGTTGTTGCTACAGGAAATGATTTGAACACGGTGGTGACtatatatcatcatcatttattgtATTTGCAGGATTTTGATACTCCAGGTAACACTTGATTTCCTTCTTTCTAACTGGTCTGGAGAACTACGCGATGTGGAGTAGATCGATAAAAATTGGATTAGTAGGAAAGAGCAAGTTAGGTTTTGTTGATAGAAGGTACACAAAggattgttgacacccaattttggcctaacatGTTCAAAATTcgtaacttttaaattttgtttatttaatagctcaaaatgatttttttatataattttacataAGTTTATAGAtaactatctttatttttcaaaattttgaattttttatcaattaattttgaaattgcatttttacatgtcattagttacgttcattatattttttatatcttttcattttatttgttatatttattaacattcatgttgatatttaGCACAGtctaaaatttattcaaatacGAAAATAATTTAGGAATTCTATTCATATAATTTTGGACCACAATGTTAAACCCATCATTCGAGCACATTTTGTGTTTTCctatttaagttattaattaggTCAAAAATGGGGGTGGTAAATATATTTTAGGGTTGTaaaaatgttcatatttttatCCTCAAAAAGGATTTCACTAGTACAAAGTTTTCCGGCTCTCACCACCCGGAATCTGGTAATGTTTCGGCAACACAAAAACCAATTAGACATCAACAACCAAGCAGACCCAAAATCCCTTTTGATTTCTCTGTTGCAACCAGCAGTTCCTACCCAACAAACATCACTACCCTTTGGCCAAATACAACCCCATTATTTCCGTTTTTAACTAGACACCATCACCTACTTTCCGGCCAGCAAACAAGACCCAAATCTCACTGGAAGAGACCCCAGAACAGCAACCTAGATGGCCAATCTCTTTCCCTCTTCCctctttatgatttttatttattttgca
The nucleotide sequence above comes from Solanum pennellii chromosome 9, SPENNV200. Encoded proteins:
- the LOC107030346 gene encoding extensin-like; translated protein: MVNPLVAYSDDESSSDNALSQGEENPVVDVVPNLGEESQPPLKPSTPKLDPSTSPSPKAPSPPPPVKEASPPVGAESSPPPVKEASPPVGADSPPPPIIESPPPPVQETPLSPVQETPLSPVQETPLSPNPEIPTTSVPNNPPSSPSHKTTTQNPPPSPITDDILLSTLHPKKPRRPRKHIAVKQVRPHRPVTRSANVVKSTDDATSVVKRRRLGKSPVHSSVSPMNLDSEIDDASEGKHSVAPQ